From one Psilocybe cubensis strain MGC-MH-2018 chromosome 13, whole genome shotgun sequence genomic stretch:
- a CDS encoding Acetamidase, with product MASKHWKQLIAEKRERQAATIPKEWILTNLPPKEALNVIDFPEKSGLLTDKELEITSAHVEVLLEKISTGIWSSVEVTTAFSKRAIIAHQLVNCLTEIFIERALEKAAKLDEYLKSTGKVVGPLHGLPISLKDQVSIKGIESTLGYVSWINHYAEKNSVLADILEACGAVLYVKTNIPQTLMWPETFNYVFGRTLNPFNRSLTSGGSSGGEGALIALKGSPLGKFCDISLISIRIPSAFNGLYGLRPSYARVPYAGCVNSMEGQDSVPSVLGPMSTSLEGVKSFMKAVVGQTPWLKDPLAVRKPWSEEEYQLSDHGGDKKALVFAILWHDELVLPHPPVTRALEHTKTALIDAGHKVLDWKPLKHSDIYRTIGGIWSSGAAEDYRVATQPTGEPVVASMKPGVEDPDHTDPEIPPFRPLADGISAFQLWQIQKERRDLRQEYMDHWNATVRSTGSGRPIDAIISPCAAYAAPPHGMNKSANYTMVWNALDYTALVIPTGLSVDPVLDAKKPPHEFFGDLDKANYEFYDPATFKDAPLCIQVVGRTLEEEGVIAMGEVVDAALKVKFMNSKL from the exons ATGGCTTCAAAGCACTGGAAGCAACTGATTGCCGAAAAACGGGAACGACAGGCTGCCACGATTCCTAAAGAATGGATTTTAACTAATCTTCCACCCAAAGAGGCACTCAACGTTATTGACTTTCCCGAGAAGAGTGGCCTATTGACAGATAAGGAGCTGGAGATAACTTCGGCGCATGTAGAGGTCCTTTTAGAGAAAATATCAACTGGCATATGGTCTTCTGTAGAGGTCACTACTGCCTTTTCCAAACGAGCGATTATCGCTCATCAACTC GTTAATTGTCTGACCGAGATATTTATTGAAAGGGCTTTGGAAAAAGCAGCAAAGTTAGACGAATACCTCAAGAGTACCGGAAAGGTTGTCGGTCCTTTACACG GGCTTCCGATATCGTTGAAAGATCAAGTCAGTATCAAGGGTATAGAGTCTACTTTAG GCTATGTTTCTTGGATCAACCACTATGCAGAGAAGAACTCTGTTTTAGCTGATATTCTTGAAGCATGTGGAGCTGTTCTATATGTGAAGACTAACATACCCCAGACTCTGATG TGGCCAGAAACCTTCAATTACGTCTTTGGTCGTACACTAAACCCTTTCAATCGCTCTTTGACCTCGGGAGGGTCATCTGGCGGTGAAGGCGCTCTCATTG CTCTCAAAGGAAGCCCTTTAGGCAAATTTTGTGACATTTCTTTGAT TTCTATTCGCATACCCTCCGCTTTCAATGGACTATACGGCCTTCGACCTTCTTATGCACGTGTACCGTACGCTGGGTGTGTAAATTCCATGGAGGGTCAAGACTCCGTACCGTCAGTTCTGGGTCCTATGTCTACCAGCTTAGAGGGTGTAAAGAGTTTTATGAAAGCTGTGGTAGGGCAAACACCTTGGCTTAAGGACCCTTTGGCAGTCAGAAAGCCATGGAGTGAGGAAGAATACCAGCTTAGTGATCACGGAGGCGACAAAAAGGCTCTGGTTTTTGCAATCTTATGGCACGATGAACTCGTTCTTCCCCATCCGCCTGTGACCAGAGCTTTGGAACACACCAAGACTGCGTTGATTGATGCAGGACATAAAG TTCTCGATTGGAAACCACTCAAACATTCTGATATATATAGAACGATT GGCGGGATCTGGTCTTCCGGCGCAGCTGAAGATTATCGTGTGGCTACCCAACCTACCGGAGAGCCTGTTGTGGCAAGCATGAAACCAGGCGTCGAAGATCCCGACCATACTGATCCGGAGATTCCTCCCTTCCGGCCGTTGGCTGATGGTATATCTGCATTCCAACTTTGGCAAATACAAAAGGAACGCAGGGATTTACGACAGGAGTATATGGATCACTGGAATGCGACGGTTAGATCTACGGGTAGCGGAAGACCCATTGATGCAATTATTTCCCCATGTGCGGCGTATGCAGCTCCTCCCCATGGCATGAACAA atctgcaaactatactaTGGTCTGGAATGCGCTTGATTACACTGCTCTCGTTATTCCTACTGGTCTTTCCGTTGACCCAGTCTTGGATGCAAAGAAACCGCCGCACGAGTTCTTCGGCGACCTTGACAAGGCCAACTATGAAtttt ACGATCCGGCTACCTTCAAGGACGCTCCGCTCTGTATACAGGTAGTCGGGAGAACActtgaagaggaaggagtGATTGCAATGGGCGAAGTCGTTGATGCTGCGTTGAAAGTAAAGTTTATGAACTCAAAGCTATGA